One Chryseobacterium sp. StRB126 genomic region harbors:
- a CDS encoding phosphopantetheine-binding protein: MENLKTELKHKIIEVLNLEDVSVEEIKDTDPLFGGGLGLDSIDALELIVLLDKDYGIKLADPKKGKEIFQSIDTMAKFIEDNRTK, encoded by the coding sequence ATGGAAAACTTAAAAACTGAATTGAAGCACAAAATTATTGAAGTACTTAACCTTGAAGACGTTTCTGTAGAGGAAATTAAAGACACAGATCCATTATTTGGAGGTGGATTAGGATTAGACTCTATTGATGCCCTAGAATTAATCGTTCTTCTTGATAAAGATTATGGAATAAAATTAGCCGATCCTAAAAAAGGAAAGGAAATTTTCCAATCTATCGATACCATGGCTAAATTCATCGAAGACAACAGAACAAAATAA
- a CDS encoding BtrH N-terminal domain-containing protein — protein MKLNFEHHQTAHCENGVASNLLLNRGLKLSEPMIFGIGSGLFFVYLPFLKVNFAPGFSYRPMPGAIFSKAAKRLGIKIKREKFSNPLDAQKALERNLEQNIPTGLQVGVFNLTYFPEEYKFHFNAHNLVVYGKEDGKFLISDPVMDYTTSLTEAELEKVRYAKGALPPKGHMYYPIYIPENVHLEEAIKKGIKDTCKNMLAPVPLIGVKAMRWVAKSIPKWAEKKGTKVTNHYLGQLIRMQEEIGTGGGGFRFIYGAFLQEAAVILKNDELKELSKEITSIGDLWRDFAVDIARVYKNRNAKSDIYNELSKTMLHIADLEEAFYKKLRKAI, from the coding sequence ATGAAATTAAACTTTGAACACCATCAGACTGCGCATTGCGAAAACGGTGTTGCTTCTAATCTACTGCTTAACAGAGGACTGAAACTAAGTGAACCTATGATCTTTGGAATCGGTTCAGGATTATTTTTTGTCTATCTTCCCTTTTTAAAGGTGAATTTTGCTCCGGGCTTCAGCTATCGTCCGATGCCGGGTGCTATTTTCAGTAAGGCAGCTAAAAGATTAGGAATTAAAATCAAAAGAGAAAAATTCTCAAATCCTCTGGATGCTCAAAAAGCACTGGAAAGAAACTTAGAACAAAATATCCCTACAGGACTTCAGGTAGGTGTTTTTAACCTTACTTATTTTCCTGAAGAATATAAATTCCATTTCAACGCCCACAATCTTGTTGTGTATGGTAAAGAAGACGGAAAATTTCTTATCAGTGATCCCGTAATGGACTACACCACTTCCCTTACAGAAGCAGAACTTGAAAAAGTACGATACGCCAAGGGAGCACTTCCTCCAAAAGGACATATGTATTATCCTATTTACATCCCTGAAAATGTTCATCTGGAAGAAGCTATTAAAAAAGGAATCAAAGATACCTGCAAAAACATGTTGGCTCCGGTACCACTTATCGGGGTAAAAGCCATGAGATGGGTGGCTAAAAGCATTCCTAAATGGGCAGAAAAGAAAGGAACAAAAGTAACCAACCATTATCTGGGACAGTTGATAAGAATGCAGGAGGAAATTGGAACAGGAGGCGGAGGTTTCAGATTTATTTATGGAGCTTTTCTTCAGGAAGCTGCAGTTATCCTTAAAAATGATGAATTAAAAGAACTTTCAAAGGAAATTACATCTATTGGTGACCTTTGGAGAGATTTTGCAGTAGATATTGCCAGAGTTTACAAAAACAGAAATGCTAAGAGCGATATCTACAACGAATTATCAAAAACAATGCTTCATATTGCAGATTTAGAAGAAGCTTTCTATAAAAAACTGAGAAAAGCAATCTGA
- a CDS encoding 3-oxoacyl-ACP synthase: MKKISSCTIEHSKIILDENLIFETESNTFPEFAKEAYKSLELSYPKFHKMDSLSKLAFLASEMLLKEEDHSRTALVFANKSSSLDTDFKYQESINSQENYFPSPAVFVYTLPNICVGEISIKHKMQTENAFFVLDEFDEKFLNDYAEQILQSGKADKVLCGWVELFQENYKAFVYLLTL, from the coding sequence ATGAAGAAAATAAGCAGCTGTACCATAGAACATTCAAAAATAATCCTTGATGAAAACCTTATTTTTGAAACCGAAAGCAATACATTCCCGGAATTTGCCAAAGAAGCCTATAAAAGCTTAGAACTCAGTTATCCGAAATTTCATAAAATGGACAGCCTGAGTAAATTGGCCTTTCTTGCTTCTGAAATGCTTTTAAAAGAAGAAGATCACAGCAGAACTGCATTAGTTTTTGCCAACAAATCTTCCAGTTTGGATACTGATTTCAAATACCAGGAAAGCATTAATTCTCAGGAGAACTACTTCCCTAGCCCGGCAGTCTTTGTTTATACCTTACCTAACATCTGTGTAGGTGAGATCAGCATTAAACACAAAATGCAGACAGAGAATGCTTTTTTTGTTTTGGATGAATTTGATGAAAAATTTTTAAACGATTATGCTGAACAGATTCTCCAATCCGGAAAAGCGGATAAAGTATTGTGTGGCTGGGTTGAATTATTTCAGGAAAATTACAAAGCTTTTGTATATTTGCTAACCTTGTAA
- a CDS encoding beta-ketoacyl synthase N-terminal-like domain-containing protein, whose protein sequence is MKKEIYITDYNCVTPLGFDVNSNWKALLTGQSGVALYKIIETQDAFYASVIDSEKLNEEFNRVFTQEVTLPFTRLEKMLLLSIKPLVEKHNITEDTALILSTTKGNISLLKNQTELPEGIYLSQLAHKIADFFGFKTKPIVVSNACVSGVMAIAVAKNMIQAGKYKDAFVIAGDEISEFVISGFNSFQAIGSEPCKPYDKNRNGINIGEAAAAVYITNGHSDEGRISQDDKCRFKVLGDSAINDANHISGPSRTGDGLYGSIRNAMMEAHVSAEEIAFISAHGTATLYNDEMESIAFSRMELQNIPLNSMKGYYGHCLGASGLLESIISMESALQNTLLPSKNFEEMGVSQPLNIIKENQVATVRYILKTASGFGGCNAAIVLEKC, encoded by the coding sequence ATGAAGAAGGAAATTTATATTACAGACTACAACTGCGTAACTCCCCTTGGTTTTGATGTTAATTCTAACTGGAAGGCGCTTTTAACCGGACAATCGGGAGTTGCTTTATATAAAATTATAGAAACCCAGGATGCTTTTTATGCCTCTGTGATTGATTCTGAAAAACTGAATGAAGAGTTCAATAGAGTTTTTACTCAAGAGGTCACTTTGCCATTCACAAGACTGGAAAAAATGCTTCTTCTAAGCATTAAACCTCTGGTTGAAAAACATAACATAACGGAAGACACTGCTCTTATCCTTTCTACAACAAAAGGAAATATCAGCTTATTAAAAAACCAGACTGAATTACCGGAAGGTATCTATCTATCACAACTAGCCCATAAAATTGCTGATTTTTTCGGATTTAAAACCAAACCTATTGTGGTTTCCAATGCCTGTGTTTCCGGAGTTATGGCTATTGCAGTTGCCAAGAATATGATTCAGGCAGGAAAATATAAAGATGCCTTTGTTATTGCAGGAGATGAAATTTCTGAATTTGTCATTTCTGGGTTCAATTCATTTCAGGCTATTGGCTCAGAGCCTTGCAAACCTTATGATAAAAACCGGAACGGAATTAATATTGGTGAAGCTGCAGCAGCGGTTTATATCACCAATGGTCATTCTGACGAAGGAAGAATCTCACAAGATGATAAATGCAGATTTAAAGTTTTGGGAGATTCAGCCATTAATGATGCCAACCATATTTCAGGCCCATCCAGAACAGGAGACGGTTTATACGGAAGCATCAGAAACGCTATGATGGAAGCCCATGTTTCTGCAGAAGAAATCGCTTTTATTTCAGCCCATGGAACGGCAACATTATATAACGATGAAATGGAAAGTATCGCTTTCAGCAGAATGGAGCTTCAAAATATCCCACTAAACAGCATGAAAGGATATTACGGACACTGTCTGGGAGCTTCCGGATTATTGGAAAGTATTATTTCTATGGAATCTGCTCTTCAAAACACCCTGCTCCCTTCTAAAAATTTTGAAGAGATGGGAGTATCTCAGCCCTTGAATATTATCAAAGAAAATCAGGTTGCAACCGTAAGATATATTTTGAAAACCGCATCTGGTTTTGGAGGTTGTAATGCGGCGATTGTATTGGAAAAATGCTAA
- a CDS encoding beta-ketoacyl synthase N-terminal-like domain-containing protein has product MSTVYINSASCISVQDTLKENILQNLTPENSAKIIKAIEPNYKEFIPPAMIRRMSKTVKMSSVASHYALKEAGIEKPDAIIVGTGMGCSQDSEKFLKNVIDNHEEFLTPTFFIQSTHNTVAGQIALGLQCHAYNFTYVNTSSSLEFSFLDAQLQIKDGEAQNVLVGSTDEQTDRTMELYCLNNTIKKESDLPADYLNSTTKGVIWGEGASFFVVGKDKTENSYAKLTDIKISNRLELEETSDFIQEFLTKNNLSAKDINAVILGFSGDKDSDAYYTKAMDLFPDSALLYYKHLSGEFNTASGFSTFIACQILKEQLIPEVMMINTATKGEVKNVILYNHLAGSDHSLVLLERA; this is encoded by the coding sequence ATGAGTACAGTATACATCAATAGTGCATCCTGTATCTCAGTTCAGGACACTTTAAAAGAAAATATCCTTCAGAATCTTACTCCGGAAAATTCGGCGAAGATCATTAAGGCCATAGAACCTAATTACAAAGAATTCATTCCTCCGGCCATGATCAGAAGAATGTCTAAAACCGTAAAAATGAGCTCTGTAGCTTCACATTACGCTTTAAAAGAAGCAGGAATTGAAAAACCGGATGCTATTATTGTGGGAACCGGAATGGGCTGTTCACAGGATTCTGAAAAATTTCTGAAAAATGTGATTGATAATCATGAGGAATTTTTAACTCCTACATTTTTTATTCAGTCCACTCATAATACCGTTGCAGGTCAGATTGCTCTTGGATTGCAATGCCATGCCTACAACTTTACCTATGTTAATACGTCTTCATCGCTGGAGTTTTCATTTTTGGATGCCCAACTTCAGATTAAGGATGGTGAAGCTCAAAATGTTCTGGTTGGGTCTACTGATGAACAAACTGACAGGACCATGGAACTCTACTGTCTGAATAATACCATTAAAAAAGAATCAGATCTTCCTGCTGATTATCTGAATTCTACGACCAAGGGTGTTATTTGGGGGGAAGGAGCAAGTTTTTTCGTTGTTGGAAAAGATAAAACCGAAAATTCCTACGCAAAACTTACCGATATTAAAATCAGTAACAGGTTGGAACTGGAGGAAACTTCAGATTTTATACAGGAGTTTTTAACAAAGAACAATCTCTCCGCAAAAGATATTAATGCCGTAATTTTAGGCTTCAGCGGAGATAAAGATTCTGATGCTTATTATACAAAAGCCATGGATCTGTTTCCAGATTCGGCATTATTATATTACAAACATTTGAGTGGAGAGTTTAATACAGCGAGTGGTTTCTCTACGTTTATCGCTTGTCAGATTCTTAAGGAACAGCTGATCCCGGAAGTGATGATGATTAATACAGCGACAAAAGGAGAAGTGAAAAATGTAATTCTTTACAATCACTTGGCAGGTAGCGATCATAGCTTGGTATTATTGGAAAGAGCATAA
- a CDS encoding insulinase family protein gives MKKLFISVSLFCMLSAMAQKFDTQKLTDAQGYTYETVKNDLAGVRVYTLKNGLKVYLAKNEDAPRIQTYIPVRTGSNNDPSDNTGLAHYLEHMVFKGTSKLGTQDWAKEKALLQQISDLYEQHKAEKDPAKKKELYKKIDEVSQEASKFAIANEYDKAISSLGATGTNAHTWLDETVYKNNIPSNELEKWLRVEKERFSELVLRLFHTELEAVYEEYNRAQDNDGRLVNYALMEALFPKHPNGQQTTIGTSEHLKSPSMVAIHKYFDTYYVPNNMAVVLVGDLDFDKTIKLVDQYFGAFKYKELPMKKMVTEEPMTQIVSRTVKSPSTQRMTMAWRTDSYGSQEARLADVVAEILSNRGDAGLIDLNINQKQKTLGAGAYESPFKMYGTFALVVTPKEGQSFDEAKKLLLDQLDLVKKGQFPDWMLKAIVNDKKVQRMKGLETADGLATELYDSYIKGRTWEQELDEINQYEKITKADVVKFANDFFKDNYVVVYKEKGVNDKLVRVENPGITPIKLNRDAQSPFLKDILNTKVAEIKPEFIDYKTAIQTSKVKDKTVSFVKNKYNEIAQVSYVFPFGTDHDKELSLAGTLFEYLGTDKYTPEQLKEEFYKLGISYSFRTSNDQTTVTLSGLESNMKKGVELMNHWMTNVKADKAIYSQTVKTILEAREVAKKDKVRIMGALSNYAKYGKDSRMTDVISKARLESIDAVELVKKIKTLNQYPYEVLLYGQDKAGMEKAVQPYIVNVSLQPAKAKEYAEPATTGKVYFTNYDMVQMEMAKVAKGSSVNLSNFGKSNVFNEYFGRGLSSIVFQEIRESKSLAYSAYVSYANASEKGHANYITNYIGTQANKLPLAVNAMSELMAELPQIPTQFENARGSALKQIASNRINRTNIFFSQLALKKLGVDYDLRKDTYAEIQGLTLPQLTGFYNTEVKPVQYNTAIIGKKENLNMDSINKMGTFQEVSLEEIFGY, from the coding sequence ATGAAGAAACTTTTTATTTCTGTTTCGCTTTTCTGTATGCTTAGTGCTATGGCTCAGAAATTCGATACTCAAAAACTGACAGATGCCCAGGGCTACACGTATGAAACGGTAAAGAATGACCTGGCAGGGGTAAGAGTCTATACCCTAAAAAATGGATTAAAAGTTTATTTGGCTAAAAATGAAGATGCTCCAAGAATCCAGACTTATATTCCGGTAAGAACAGGATCAAACAATGATCCTAGTGATAATACAGGATTGGCTCACTACTTAGAGCATATGGTTTTCAAAGGAACTTCAAAGTTGGGAACTCAGGATTGGGCAAAGGAAAAAGCTTTGCTACAGCAGATTTCTGATCTTTATGAGCAGCATAAGGCAGAAAAAGATCCAGCAAAGAAAAAGGAACTTTACAAAAAGATTGATGAGGTATCTCAGGAGGCTTCAAAATTTGCGATTGCGAATGAATATGATAAAGCTATTTCTTCGTTAGGAGCTACGGGAACTAATGCTCACACCTGGCTGGATGAAACAGTTTACAAAAACAATATTCCCTCTAATGAACTTGAAAAATGGCTAAGGGTTGAGAAAGAACGTTTTTCGGAACTGGTACTTCGCCTTTTCCATACTGAATTGGAAGCCGTATATGAAGAGTATAACAGAGCACAGGATAATGACGGACGTTTGGTAAACTATGCTTTGATGGAAGCACTTTTTCCAAAACATCCGAACGGACAGCAAACTACTATCGGAACTTCTGAACATCTGAAGAGTCCTTCAATGGTAGCGATTCATAAGTATTTTGATACGTATTATGTACCTAATAACATGGCGGTAGTATTGGTTGGAGATCTTGATTTCGATAAAACTATAAAATTAGTTGACCAATATTTCGGAGCTTTCAAATACAAGGAGCTTCCGATGAAAAAGATGGTGACAGAAGAACCAATGACTCAAATTGTTTCCAGAACTGTAAAAAGCCCATCTACTCAAAGAATGACGATGGCATGGAGAACAGATTCCTACGGAAGTCAGGAAGCGAGATTGGCAGATGTGGTGGCTGAAATATTGAGCAACAGAGGTGATGCCGGTTTAATTGATCTTAATATCAATCAAAAGCAAAAAACATTAGGAGCGGGTGCCTACGAATCTCCATTCAAAATGTACGGAACGTTTGCATTAGTGGTAACTCCTAAAGAGGGACAAAGCTTTGATGAGGCTAAGAAATTATTATTGGATCAGCTTGACCTTGTTAAAAAAGGACAGTTTCCGGATTGGATGCTGAAAGCTATTGTAAATGATAAAAAGGTTCAGCGCATGAAAGGGCTGGAAACTGCTGATGGTTTGGCTACAGAACTTTATGATTCTTATATCAAAGGAAGAACCTGGGAACAGGAGCTGGATGAGATCAACCAGTATGAAAAGATCACTAAGGCTGATGTAGTAAAGTTTGCGAATGATTTCTTTAAGGATAACTATGTGGTAGTGTACAAAGAAAAAGGAGTGAATGATAAACTTGTTCGTGTAGAAAACCCGGGAATTACTCCTATTAAACTGAACAGAGACGCTCAATCACCTTTCCTTAAAGATATTTTAAATACTAAGGTTGCTGAAATTAAACCAGAGTTTATCGATTATAAGACGGCTATTCAGACTTCAAAGGTGAAAGACAAGACGGTAAGTTTTGTGAAAAATAAATACAATGAAATTGCTCAGGTAAGTTATGTTTTCCCTTTTGGAACAGATCATGATAAGGAACTTTCGTTAGCAGGTACTCTTTTCGAATATCTTGGGACAGATAAATATACTCCGGAACAGTTGAAGGAAGAGTTTTATAAGCTAGGGATTTCTTATAGCTTCAGAACTTCCAATGACCAAACTACGGTTACTTTATCCGGGCTTGAAAGCAATATGAAGAAAGGAGTGGAGTTGATGAATCACTGGATGACCAACGTAAAAGCGGATAAAGCAATTTACAGCCAAACGGTAAAAACAATTCTTGAAGCCAGAGAAGTTGCTAAAAAAGATAAAGTGAGAATTATGGGCGCTCTTTCCAACTATGCAAAATATGGGAAAGACTCAAGAATGACGGATGTGATTTCTAAAGCCCGTCTTGAAAGTATTGATGCTGTAGAACTAGTGAAAAAGATCAAAACACTGAATCAGTATCCTTACGAAGTCCTTCTTTACGGACAGGACAAAGCAGGAATGGAGAAAGCGGTACAGCCTTATATTGTAAACGTAAGTCTGCAGCCGGCAAAAGCTAAGGAATATGCAGAGCCTGCAACAACTGGAAAGGTATATTTCACAAATTATGACATGGTACAGATGGAAATGGCTAAAGTAGCAAAAGGTAGTTCTGTAAACCTAAGCAACTTCGGAAAGTCTAATGTTTTCAATGAATATTTCGGAAGAGGGTTGTCTTCTATCGTTTTCCAGGAGATCAGAGAAAGTAAGTCTTTAGCATATTCTGCGTATGTTTCTTATGCAAATGCTTCAGAAAAAGGGCATGCTAACTACATCACGAATTATATCGGAACGCAGGCTAACAAGCTTCCTTTGGCTGTAAATGCAATGAGTGAACTAATGGCGGAGTTGCCACAGATTCCGACACAGTTTGAAAACGCAAGAGGTTCAGCATTAAAGCAGATCGCGTCTAACAGAATTAACAGAACCAATATTTTCTTCAGCCAGTTAGCGCTGAAAAAATTAGGGGTTGATTATGATCTGAGAAAAGATACTTATGCTGAGATCCAAGGGTTGACATTGCCACAGCTGACAGGATTCTACAATACAGAGGTGAAACCTGTCCAATACAATACCGCGATTATCGGTAAGAAAGAAAACCTGAATATGGATTCTATCAACAAGATGGGAACCTTCCAGGAAGTGTCTCTTGAAGAGATCTTCGGATACTAA
- a CDS encoding acyl-CoA thioesterase → MQSNENILTCTEEVRVRFNETDPLGIVWHGHYIVYFEDGREAFGRQHGLTYLDIQKAGYVTPIVKSTCEHFLPLKYGDTFRIVTTFVNSVSAKLIYKYELFNQEDKLVCSGETIQVFLDSNGSLCLYNPEFFQAWKDKMGLS, encoded by the coding sequence ATGCAGTCTAACGAAAATATATTAACCTGTACTGAAGAGGTAAGAGTACGATTCAATGAGACAGATCCGCTGGGTATTGTCTGGCATGGGCATTACATTGTCTATTTTGAAGACGGAAGAGAAGCTTTCGGACGTCAGCATGGCCTTACTTATCTTGATATTCAGAAGGCAGGCTATGTAACGCCTATTGTAAAAAGTACCTGCGAACATTTTCTTCCCTTAAAATATGGGGATACATTCAGAATTGTAACCACTTTCGTGAATTCTGTTTCCGCAAAGCTTATTTATAAATATGAGCTTTTCAATCAGGAAGATAAATTGGTATGCAGTGGAGAAACCATTCAGGTGTTTTTGGATAGCAACGGAAGTTTATGTTTATACAATCCGGAGTTTTTTCAAGCCTGGAAAGATAAAATGGGGTTATCATGA
- a CDS encoding beta-ketoacyl-[acyl-carrier-protein] synthase family protein, translating into MNQNIAITGMGIISSIGNNVEENFISLQSGKHGISDIQMFETRHAGAIKTGEIKLSNEELVQKLQLSEDNNVTRTSLLGMVAAKEAVESAGISDINGYRTGLISSTSVGGMDITEKYFYSYENFPEKQKYIDAHDAGNSSLVIADHLGLKGMVSTISTACSSAANAIMMGAKLIKNGVLDRVIVGGTDSLSKFTLNGFNTLMILTDSYNTPFDNDRKGLNLGEAAAFLVLESEEIVKKENKKVLAYLSGYGNANDAHHQTASSENGQGAFLAMQQALKISGLQKEDIDYINVHGTATPNNDLSEGIAMIRIFGENQVPEFSSTKAFTGHTLAAAAGIEAVFSILAMQHSLIFPNLNFKTKMEEFDLSPVTELKEKNINHVLSNSFGFGGNCSTLIFSKS; encoded by the coding sequence ATGAATCAAAATATTGCCATAACAGGAATGGGCATCATTTCCTCCATCGGAAACAATGTGGAGGAAAATTTTATTTCACTACAGTCCGGAAAACATGGTATTTCAGATATTCAGATGTTTGAAACCCGCCATGCCGGAGCCATTAAAACAGGTGAAATAAAATTATCCAATGAGGAGCTTGTACAAAAACTTCAGCTTAGTGAGGACAACAATGTAACAAGAACTTCTTTATTAGGTATGGTTGCTGCTAAAGAGGCTGTAGAAAGTGCAGGAATATCTGATATTAATGGGTACAGAACCGGACTGATCTCCTCTACCAGCGTCGGAGGAATGGATATTACTGAAAAATATTTCTATTCTTACGAAAACTTTCCTGAAAAGCAAAAATATATTGATGCTCATGATGCTGGAAATTCCTCTTTGGTGATTGCCGATCATTTGGGATTAAAAGGCATGGTTTCCACCATCAGTACAGCTTGCTCATCTGCTGCGAATGCTATTATGATGGGAGCCAAACTCATTAAAAACGGAGTTTTGGATCGTGTCATTGTTGGTGGAACAGATTCCCTATCAAAATTTACACTGAATGGGTTCAATACCCTGATGATTCTTACAGACTCTTATAACACTCCTTTTGATAATGACAGAAAAGGATTGAACCTTGGAGAAGCAGCCGCTTTCCTAGTACTTGAATCCGAAGAAATCGTTAAAAAGGAAAATAAAAAGGTGTTGGCTTACCTTTCCGGGTACGGAAATGCTAATGATGCCCATCACCAGACCGCATCTTCTGAAAACGGACAGGGTGCATTTTTAGCCATGCAGCAAGCTCTGAAAATTTCAGGTTTACAAAAAGAAGATATCGATTATATCAATGTTCATGGAACAGCAACACCTAATAATGATTTATCTGAAGGAATTGCCATGATCAGAATTTTCGGAGAAAATCAGGTACCTGAATTCAGTTCTACAAAGGCATTTACAGGACATACACTGGCTGCCGCTGCCGGAATTGAAGCTGTATTTTCAATTTTAGCCATGCAGCACAGCCTTATCTTTCCGAACCTGAATTTCAAAACCAAAATGGAAGAATTTGATCTCAGTCCTGTTACAGAACTAAAGGAGAAAAACATCAATCATGTTCTTTCCAATTCATTTGGATTTGGCGGAAACTGTTCAACCTTAATTTTCTCGAAATCATGA
- a CDS encoding ABC transporter ATP-binding protein: MAENMIEIKNLYKKYKNSDEFSVNDISVNIHKNDIYGILGPNGAGKTTLISMLSGLIKPTSGQFTIDGLSPQKDNFKIRQIMGIVPQEYALYPTLTAKENLMFFGSLYGLKHKQLTKAIDDSLEIMGLSKFANKQVGQFSGGMKRRCNLIAGTLHNPKVLFLDEPTVGVDVQSKKVIIDFLLELNKSGTCIIYTSHHLSEAEEFCTKIAIIDKGRIHAVGTPEELISQISHAENLEDVFISLTGKELRDVVV, from the coding sequence ATGGCAGAGAATATGATTGAGATTAAAAATCTATATAAAAAATACAAAAATTCTGACGAGTTTTCTGTGAATGATATCTCCGTGAATATCCACAAAAATGATATCTATGGAATTCTTGGACCTAACGGAGCCGGAAAAACAACTTTGATTTCCATGCTTTCGGGGTTAATTAAACCTACTTCAGGACAATTTACAATTGACGGGCTATCTCCACAAAAAGACAATTTCAAAATCAGGCAGATTATGGGGATTGTTCCACAGGAATATGCTCTATATCCTACCCTGACAGCTAAAGAAAATCTGATGTTCTTCGGAAGCTTATATGGATTAAAACATAAACAGCTTACCAAAGCGATTGATGATTCCCTGGAAATTATGGGTCTTTCAAAATTTGCCAATAAGCAGGTAGGCCAATTCTCGGGCGGAATGAAGCGTCGTTGCAACCTCATCGCTGGAACCCTTCACAATCCGAAAGTTCTGTTTTTGGATGAACCTACTGTAGGAGTAGATGTACAATCCAAAAAAGTAATCATCGATTTCCTTTTAGAATTGAATAAAAGCGGAACATGCATCATCTATACTTCCCACCACCTTTCTGAGGCAGAAGAATTCTGTACCAAGATTGCGATTATCGATAAAGGAAGAATTCATGCTGTAGGAACTCCTGAAGAACTTATTTCTCAGATTTCCCATGCAGAAAACCTAGAGGATGTTTTCATTTCATTAACCGGAAAAGAATTAAGAGATGTTGTTGTATAA
- a CDS encoding ABC transporter permease, which yields MLLYKLWRSFIKEILLLKRDIGGIVIIFVMPLLLIVTITLIQDSTFKNLEGSKIPIIFIDNDKSEVSKNIKGELENSKTFQLLTNFNEKSAQDAVFAGEYQMAIVIPQDLTKDLNSNIDSKVQTIVSSFGLEGDSAKTKIETPKAKEIHLYFDPATNAGFKNSVMNSVNKMVFEIENKKIYKAFQDQLGTTENLEENKNLISFKEITPKKGEMDIMPNSVQHNVPAWTLFAIFFIVVPLSINLVKEKSQGTSVRARISPTPYFVHILGKTFTYLIICLIQFLLMVAVGIYLFPYMDLPAFDVSGKMFQLVTVTLFAGLAAIGFGVLLGTIADTQEQSAPFGATSVVVLAAIGGIWVPVFLMPEFMQTVAKFSPMNWGLNAYYDIILRNSGIGGIAKELVFLFLFYIATVSISIFYERKLHNI from the coding sequence ATGTTGTTGTATAAACTGTGGAGAAGTTTTATTAAGGAAATTCTTCTGCTGAAAAGAGATATTGGAGGAATTGTTATCATTTTTGTAATGCCGTTACTTTTGATTGTAACCATTACTCTTATTCAGGATTCTACCTTTAAAAACCTTGAAGGTTCAAAAATCCCTATCATTTTTATTGATAATGATAAATCTGAAGTTTCTAAAAATATAAAAGGCGAACTGGAAAACAGTAAGACTTTCCAACTGCTGACCAATTTCAATGAAAAATCCGCACAGGATGCTGTATTTGCAGGAGAGTATCAAATGGCGATCGTCATTCCTCAAGACCTTACAAAAGATTTAAATTCCAATATTGATTCCAAAGTTCAGACGATTGTAAGTTCATTCGGATTGGAAGGAGATTCTGCAAAGACGAAAATAGAAACTCCAAAAGCAAAAGAGATTCATTTGTATTTTGATCCGGCAACCAATGCAGGATTCAAAAACTCTGTGATGAACTCCGTAAACAAAATGGTTTTTGAGATCGAAAACAAAAAGATCTACAAAGCATTCCAGGATCAGCTCGGAACAACGGAAAACCTTGAAGAAAATAAAAACCTCATCAGCTTCAAGGAAATCACCCCGAAAAAAGGAGAAATGGACATTATGCCAAATTCTGTTCAGCATAACGTTCCTGCATGGACGCTTTTCGCCATCTTTTTTATCGTAGTTCCTTTATCTATCAATCTTGTAAAAGAAAAAAGCCAGGGAACAAGTGTAAGAGCAAGAATAAGCCCTACTCCCTATTTCGTACATATTTTAGGAAAGACATTTACTTATCTTATTATCTGCCTTATTCAGTTTTTGCTGATGGTGGCTGTAGGAATCTATCTTTTCCCGTATATGGACCTTCCGGCATTTGATGTATCCGGAAAAATGTTTCAGCTTGTTACGGTAACCTTATTTGCAGGACTTGCAGCCATTGGGTTTGGAGTATTATTGGGAACTATTGCAGACACACAGGAACAATCAGCACCTTTTGGAGCAACATCTGTCGTAGTCTTGGCAGCAATCGGTGGAATCTGGGTTCCGGTATTTTTAATGCCTGAATTTATGCAGACTGTAGCCAAGTTCTCTCCTATGAACTGGGGACTAAACGCTTATTATGATATTATTTTAAGAAACAGCGGAATCGGAGGCATTGCCAAAGAACTGGTATTCCTGTTTTTATTTTACATTGCAACCGTATCCATTTCTATTTTCTACGAAAGAAAGCTTCATAATATTTAA